The DNA window CAGGGGCCAGCTTCTACTACCGTAACCGGTACAGCTTCTCCCGCTTCATTGAAAATCTGCGTCATCCCCAATTTAATGCCCAGTATAGCCTTTTTAGCCATCTTTACCACCTCCTCAAGCAAATTTACAGCTTGATTTCGATATCAACTCCTGCAGGTAAATCCAATCTCATGAGAGCATCGACAGTCTTTGAGGTCGGTTCGTGAATATCGATCAACCTTTTATGGGTCCTTACTTCGAATTGTTCCCTTGAATCCTTATACTTGTGGGGAGCTCTTAATATTGTTATGAGACTCCTCTCGGTTGGCAGTGGAATGGGGCCTGAAACTTTGGCCCCGGTGCGTTTTGCCGTTTCCACTATCTTTTGAGCCGACTTATCTAGAATCCCGCTGTCGTAAGACTTCAGGCGTATTCTGATCTTCTGTCGGGCCACTTTTCTCCCTCCTTGGCTT is part of the Caldanaerovirga acetigignens genome and encodes:
- the rpsJ gene encoding 30S ribosomal protein S10: MARQKIRIRLKSYDSGILDKSAQKIVETAKRTGAKVSGPIPLPTERSLITILRAPHKYKDSREQFEVRTHKRLIDIHEPTSKTVDALMRLDLPAGVDIEIKL